The Acidimicrobiia bacterium genome has a segment encoding these proteins:
- the rsmA gene encoding 16S rRNA (adenine(1518)-N(6)/adenine(1519)-N(6))-dimethyltransferase RsmA — protein sequence MTEPQGRREMRDLLDKHGLSPRTTLGQHFLADPNIVRRIVRLSGVDATSNVLEVGAGTGTLTRGLAATGARVVAYEVDYHLRPLLEESVGDLSNVEIRMEDARSLDVAGLDGEWTLVANLPYHVGTPLVLDFLRFAPAIHTFVVMVQREVADRMTANPGGKQYGLPTVVVNLYAGIKMEFTVPPHVFVPAPQVASAVIRIQRRDEVDEQAERAIELAAAGFSQRRKMLRSSLKGAVDDPIVACEAAGIDPTQRAESLSTGDWLALARVSS from the coding sequence GTGACGGAACCACAAGGGCGGCGCGAAATGCGAGACCTGCTCGACAAACACGGTCTCTCGCCCAGGACCACGCTCGGACAGCACTTCCTCGCCGACCCCAACATCGTGCGGCGCATCGTTCGGCTGAGCGGGGTTGATGCCACCTCCAACGTGCTCGAGGTGGGAGCAGGAACCGGGACGCTCACTCGCGGGCTGGCCGCCACCGGCGCCCGGGTGGTCGCCTATGAGGTGGATTACCATCTGCGGCCGCTGCTCGAGGAATCGGTCGGCGACCTATCCAACGTGGAGATCCGGATGGAGGACGCTCGTAGCCTCGACGTTGCCGGTCTCGATGGGGAGTGGACGCTCGTGGCCAACCTCCCGTATCACGTCGGGACCCCGCTGGTCCTCGATTTCCTCCGCTTTGCACCGGCGATCCATACGTTCGTGGTGATGGTCCAGCGGGAAGTGGCCGACCGGATGACGGCGAATCCCGGCGGCAAGCAGTACGGCCTGCCAACGGTCGTTGTCAACCTGTACGCCGGCATCAAGATGGAGTTTACGGTCCCTCCTCACGTGTTTGTTCCTGCACCGCAGGTGGCCTCCGCAGTTATCCGAATCCAACGTCGGGATGAGGTCGACGAGCAAGCGGAGCGGGCCATCGAGTTGGCGGCGGCGGGGTTCTCGCAGCGCAGGAAGATGCTCAGGTCATCGTTGAAGGGAGCGGTGGACGATCCGATCGTCGCCTGTGAGGCCGCCGGAATTGATCCGACACAGCGCGCAGAGTCGTTGTCCACCGGGGACTGGCTGGCCCTGGCCAGGGTCTCCTCGTGA
- a CDS encoding TatD family hydrolase, protein MTYRWVDTHCHLQLGSQPVSDLLERAAEVAWIVVPGIDLASTAAAEHLVEQYPERLLFTAGLHPHDAGKWPEERAGLAAFFERAAAVGEIGLDFYRDLSPRDQQIQAFRDQIRVGLELGKPLVVHVRDAFKEAFQIIDELAAGRQTVLHCWTGGPKWTKRFMELGVTFSFAGPIAFETGDTVRRAAAVVPPGRALVETDTPYLSPPPFRHEDNEPARVALVGAALAKVWGLEVDEVARITSTTAAGIFRP, encoded by the coding sequence ATGACATACCGTTGGGTTGACACCCACTGTCACCTGCAACTTGGCTCGCAGCCGGTGAGCGATCTGCTCGAACGCGCCGCCGAGGTGGCGTGGATCGTAGTTCCGGGAATCGACCTCGCTTCCACGGCCGCAGCCGAACACCTCGTCGAGCAGTATCCGGAGCGGCTCCTGTTCACGGCTGGTCTGCATCCCCACGACGCAGGCAAATGGCCGGAGGAGCGCGCCGGTCTCGCCGCCTTCTTCGAGAGGGCGGCGGCGGTGGGGGAGATCGGGCTCGACTTCTATCGGGATCTCTCGCCCCGTGACCAGCAGATACAGGCGTTTCGCGATCAGATCCGGGTGGGGCTCGAACTCGGAAAGCCGCTCGTCGTCCATGTTCGCGATGCGTTCAAGGAAGCGTTCCAGATAATCGACGAACTGGCGGCGGGGCGCCAGACCGTGCTGCATTGCTGGACGGGCGGACCGAAGTGGACGAAACGATTCATGGAACTGGGTGTGACCTTCTCGTTTGCCGGGCCGATCGCCTTTGAAACCGGTGACACGGTGCGCAGGGCCGCGGCCGTCGTCCCACCCGGCCGGGCACTGGTCGAGACCGACACTCCCTACCTCTCACCGCCCCCATTCCGCCACGAGGACAACGAGCCGGCCCGGGTTGCCCTGGTCGGGGCGGCCCTGGCGAAGGTATGGGGTCTCGAGGTCGACGAGGTGGCGCGCATCACCTCCACCACGGCTGCCGGGATCTTCAGGCCGTGA
- a CDS encoding AbrB/MazE/SpoVT family DNA-binding domain-containing protein, with protein sequence MTRKIDDLGRIVIPAETRRLFKIREGDYLTIAVDGDSIVIKKLEATCTFCGSTEDVSAFKGKGLCATCRSEIA encoded by the coding sequence ATGACCCGGAAAATCGATGACCTCGGCCGCATCGTCATCCCGGCCGAAACCCGGCGGCTCTTCAAGATTCGAGAAGGCGACTACCTGACAATCGCCGTCGACGGTGACAGCATCGTCATCAAGAAACTCGAAGCGACGTGCACGTTTTGCGGTTCGACCGAAGACGTCAGCGCGTTCAAGGGCAAAGGCCTCTGCGCGACCTGCCGGAGCGAAATCGCCTAG